From the Carya illinoinensis cultivar Pawnee chromosome 4, C.illinoinensisPawnee_v1, whole genome shotgun sequence genome, one window contains:
- the LOC122306657 gene encoding cellulose synthase-like protein H1 isoform X1 has translation MASTISLPLYEKIPRKNALQRTSDIIIFFLLLSLLTYRLLHLKNHGTTWLLAFLCESWFTFTWVLVLNMKWNPVIFKTHPDHLLQATGEPVELSSVDMFVTTADPVLEPPIIIVNTVLSLLAVDYPTHKLACYVSDDGCSPLTYYYSLVEASKFAQLWVPFCKKYDIQVRAPFRYFSNDHVITLSDSTKEFQHERKRMKDEYQHLCHKIEVAVQKSVPPCDFTGDFAEFSSVECNNHPTIIKVVWENKGLPDGLPQLVYISREKQHKHPHHYKAGAMNALTRVSALMTNAPYMLNVDCDMFVNNPKVILHAMCVLLGSKSESEIAFVQFPQVFYDGLKDDPYGNQMVVLYEYIGHGTAGLQGPFYAGTGCFHRRKIIYGLSPDNMASINGKLIEDIFSKIGNSKELTKSAIDALEGKTGTPPNHNLHSHIEAAYKVADCGYEYGTSWGTKLGWFYGSTTEDIQTGLRIHKRGWRSVNCMPNPPAFLGCVPSSGPTSMIQQKRWATGLLEILLSKACPIFSSLFAKLQWRQCLAYVWLLTWGLRSIFELCYAALPAYCIIADSHFLPKVQEPALYVPVALFLTYNIYTLSEYLRAGQSVQAWWNNQRMARVTTMIAWLFGFFSVMLKPFGLSETVFEVTQKELSSDIGGGGDDDDASRFTFNKSPIFVPGTTILLVHLTTLIVSLLKLQLPPANHDTHGSGLGETFCSGWLVLCFWPYFKGLFGKGRHGIPKATIFKSATLAFLFLYWCRRTAMVG, from the exons ATGGCGAGCACCATCTCTCTCcctttatatgaaaaaataccaCGTAAAAACGCTTTGCAAAGGACCTCGGATATCattatctttttccttctcctttctctccttaCTTATCGTCTTCTCCACCTCAAAAACCATGGAACCACTTGGCTCCTTGCCTTCCTATGCGAGTCATGGTTCACTTTCACTTGGGTTCTAGTCCTCAACATGAAATGGAATCCTGTGATATTCAAAACGCACCCGGACCATCTCTTGCAAGCTACAGG GGAACCTGTTGAGCTTTCCTCAGTGGACATGTTTGTGACAACTGCGGACCCTGTGCTAGAACCTCCTATCATCATTGTAAACACAGTACTCTCTTTGTTGGCAGTAGATTACCCAACTCACAAGCTTGCTTGCTATGTCTCGGATGATGGCTGTTCTCCTCTTACGTACTATTATTCCCTAGTCGAGGCCTCAAAGTTTGCCCAACTTTGGGTACCATTTTGTAAAAAGTATGATATTCAAGTTAGAGCTCCTTTTAGATACTTTTCTAATGATCACGTTATAACGCTAAGTGATAGCACAAAAGAGTTCCAACATGAAAGGAAAAGGATGAag GACGAGTATCAGCATCTTTGCCACAAAATTGAGGTTGCGGTTCAAAAATCTGTGCCACCTTGTGATTTTACCGGGGATTTTGCAGAATTCTCCAGTGTAGAATGCAACAACCATCCAACTATTATCAAG GTTGTATGGGAGAACAAAGGTCTCCCAGATGGGTTGCCCCAATTGGTCTATATATCTAGGGAGAAGCAGCATAAGCATCCACATCATTACAAAGCTGGTGCCATGAATGCTCTG acgagAGTCTCTGCATTGATGACGAATGCTCCCTACATGCTCAACGTAGACTGCGATATGTTTGTGAACAATCCAAAAGTCATTCTTCATGCAATGTGCGTGTTATTGGGTTCCAAGAGTGAATCAGAAATTGCATTTGTTCAGTTCCCTCAAGTATTCTATGATGGATTAAAGGATGATCCTTATGGCAATCAAATGGTGGTTCTATACGAA TACATAGGACATGGAACAGCAGGACTTCAAGGACCATTTTATGCGGGAACAGGCTGTTTCCACAGAAGGAAAATTATCTATGGCTTATCCCCAGATAACATGGCTTCAATTAATG GAAAATTGATTGAGgatatattttcaaagattgGGAATTCAAAGGAGTTGACAAAATCAGCTATTGATGCTTTGGAAGGAAAGACAGGTACTCCACCAAATCACAATCTTCATAGCCATATTGAGGCAGCATACAAAGTAGCCGATTGTGGGTATGAATACGGTACCAGTTGGGGTACAAAG TTAGGCTGGTTCTATGGATCAACAACAGAGGACATACAAACTGGACTAAGGATTCATAAAAGGGGTTGGAGGTCTGTCAATTGTATGCCAAACCCACCTGCCTTTCTAGGTTGTGTTCCCTCAAGCGGCCCCACTTCAATGATCCAACAAAAGAGATGGGCTACCGGTTTGCTTGAAATTCTATTAAGCAAAGCTTGTCCCatattttcctctctctttgcAAAGCTACAATGGAGGCAATGCTTGGCCTATGTATGGCTCCTCACATGGGGCCTACGCTCAATCTTTGAGCTATGTTATGCAGCCCTTCCAGCCTATTGTATTATTGCCGACTCCCATTTCTTGCCCAAG gtccaAGAACCAGCCCTATATGTACCAGTTGCTCTCTTTCTCACATACAACATATACACATTATCCGAGTACTTGAGAGCCGGCCAGTCTGTTCAAGCATGGTGGAATAACCAAAGAATGGCAAGAGTAACCACAATGATTGCATGGTTATTTGGATTTTTTAGTGTCATGCTCAAGCCCTTTGGATTATCTGAGACTGTCTTTGAAGTTACACAGAAAGAACTGTCCAGTGatattggtggtggtggtgatgatgatgatgctagTAGGTTTACCTTCAATAAGTCACCCATTTTTGTTCCAGGGACAACCATTTTGCTTGTTCACTTGACTACATTGATAGTGAGCTTATTAAAGTTGCAACTTCCACCAGCTAATCATGATACGCATGGATCAGGGCTAGGGGAGACTTTCTGTAGTGGGTGGTTGGTGCTATGCTTTTGGCCATATTTTAAGGGGCTGTTTGGAAAAGGAAGACATGGAATTCCCAAAGCCACCATATTCAAGTCAGCCACTTtggcatttctttttctttattggtGTAGAAGGACTGCAATGGTTGGTTGA
- the LOC122306657 gene encoding cellulose synthase-like protein H1 isoform X3 encodes MASTISLPLYEKIPRKNALQRTSDIIIFFLLLSLLTYRLLHLKNHGTTWLLAFLCESWFTFTWVLVLNMKWNPVIFKTHPDHLLQATGEPVELSSVDMFVTTADPVLEPPIIIVNTVLSLLAVDYPTHKLACYVSDDGCSPLTYYYSLVEASKFAQLWVPFCKKYDIQVRAPFRYFSNDHVITLSDSTKEFQHERKRMKDEYQHLCHKIEVAVQKSVPPCDFTGDFAEFSSVECNNHPTIIKVVWENKGLPDGLPQLVYISREKQHKHPHHYKAGAMNALTRVSALMTNAPYMLNVDCDMFVNNPKVILHAMCVLLGSKSESEIAFVQFPQVFYDGLKDDPYGNQMVVLYEYIGHGTAGLQGPFYAGTGCFHRRKIIYGLSPDNMASINGKLIEDIFSKIGNSKELTKSAIDALEGKTVRLVLWINNRGHTNWTKDS; translated from the exons ATGGCGAGCACCATCTCTCTCcctttatatgaaaaaataccaCGTAAAAACGCTTTGCAAAGGACCTCGGATATCattatctttttccttctcctttctctccttaCTTATCGTCTTCTCCACCTCAAAAACCATGGAACCACTTGGCTCCTTGCCTTCCTATGCGAGTCATGGTTCACTTTCACTTGGGTTCTAGTCCTCAACATGAAATGGAATCCTGTGATATTCAAAACGCACCCGGACCATCTCTTGCAAGCTACAGG GGAACCTGTTGAGCTTTCCTCAGTGGACATGTTTGTGACAACTGCGGACCCTGTGCTAGAACCTCCTATCATCATTGTAAACACAGTACTCTCTTTGTTGGCAGTAGATTACCCAACTCACAAGCTTGCTTGCTATGTCTCGGATGATGGCTGTTCTCCTCTTACGTACTATTATTCCCTAGTCGAGGCCTCAAAGTTTGCCCAACTTTGGGTACCATTTTGTAAAAAGTATGATATTCAAGTTAGAGCTCCTTTTAGATACTTTTCTAATGATCACGTTATAACGCTAAGTGATAGCACAAAAGAGTTCCAACATGAAAGGAAAAGGATGAag GACGAGTATCAGCATCTTTGCCACAAAATTGAGGTTGCGGTTCAAAAATCTGTGCCACCTTGTGATTTTACCGGGGATTTTGCAGAATTCTCCAGTGTAGAATGCAACAACCATCCAACTATTATCAAG GTTGTATGGGAGAACAAAGGTCTCCCAGATGGGTTGCCCCAATTGGTCTATATATCTAGGGAGAAGCAGCATAAGCATCCACATCATTACAAAGCTGGTGCCATGAATGCTCTG acgagAGTCTCTGCATTGATGACGAATGCTCCCTACATGCTCAACGTAGACTGCGATATGTTTGTGAACAATCCAAAAGTCATTCTTCATGCAATGTGCGTGTTATTGGGTTCCAAGAGTGAATCAGAAATTGCATTTGTTCAGTTCCCTCAAGTATTCTATGATGGATTAAAGGATGATCCTTATGGCAATCAAATGGTGGTTCTATACGAA TACATAGGACATGGAACAGCAGGACTTCAAGGACCATTTTATGCGGGAACAGGCTGTTTCCACAGAAGGAAAATTATCTATGGCTTATCCCCAGATAACATGGCTTCAATTAATG GAAAATTGATTGAGgatatattttcaaagattgGGAATTCAAAGGAGTTGACAAAATCAGCTATTGATGCTTTGGAAGGAAAGACAG TTAGGCTGGTTCTATGGATCAACAACAGAGGACATACAAACTGGACTAAGGATTCATAA
- the LOC122306657 gene encoding cellulose synthase-like protein H1 isoform X2, whose protein sequence is MASTISLPLYEKIPRKNALQRTSDIIIFFLLLSLLTYRLLHLKNHGTTWLLAFLCESWFTFTWVLVLNMKWNPVIFKTHPDHLLQATGEPVELSSVDMFVTTADPVLEPPIIIVNTVLSLLAVDYPTHKLACYVSDDGCSPLTYYYSLVEASKFAQLWVPFCKKYDIQVRAPFRYFSNDHVITLSDSTKEFQHERKRMKDEYQHLCHKIEVAVQKSVPPCDFTGDFAEFSSVECNNHPTIIKVVWENKGLPDGLPQLVYISREKQHKHPHHYKAGAMNALTRVSALMTNAPYMLNVDCDMFVNNPKVILHAMCVLLGSKSESEIAFVQFPQVFYDGLKDDPYGNQMVVLYEYIGHGTAGLQGPFYAGTGCFHRRKIIYGLSPDNMASINGKLIEDIFSKIGNSKELTKSAIDALEGKTGTPPNHNLHSHIEAAYKVADCGYEYGTSWGTKLGWFYGSTTEDIQTGLRIHKRGWRSVNCMPNPPAFLGCVPSSGPTSMIQQKRSKNQPYMYQLLSFSHTTYTHYPST, encoded by the exons ATGGCGAGCACCATCTCTCTCcctttatatgaaaaaataccaCGTAAAAACGCTTTGCAAAGGACCTCGGATATCattatctttttccttctcctttctctccttaCTTATCGTCTTCTCCACCTCAAAAACCATGGAACCACTTGGCTCCTTGCCTTCCTATGCGAGTCATGGTTCACTTTCACTTGGGTTCTAGTCCTCAACATGAAATGGAATCCTGTGATATTCAAAACGCACCCGGACCATCTCTTGCAAGCTACAGG GGAACCTGTTGAGCTTTCCTCAGTGGACATGTTTGTGACAACTGCGGACCCTGTGCTAGAACCTCCTATCATCATTGTAAACACAGTACTCTCTTTGTTGGCAGTAGATTACCCAACTCACAAGCTTGCTTGCTATGTCTCGGATGATGGCTGTTCTCCTCTTACGTACTATTATTCCCTAGTCGAGGCCTCAAAGTTTGCCCAACTTTGGGTACCATTTTGTAAAAAGTATGATATTCAAGTTAGAGCTCCTTTTAGATACTTTTCTAATGATCACGTTATAACGCTAAGTGATAGCACAAAAGAGTTCCAACATGAAAGGAAAAGGATGAag GACGAGTATCAGCATCTTTGCCACAAAATTGAGGTTGCGGTTCAAAAATCTGTGCCACCTTGTGATTTTACCGGGGATTTTGCAGAATTCTCCAGTGTAGAATGCAACAACCATCCAACTATTATCAAG GTTGTATGGGAGAACAAAGGTCTCCCAGATGGGTTGCCCCAATTGGTCTATATATCTAGGGAGAAGCAGCATAAGCATCCACATCATTACAAAGCTGGTGCCATGAATGCTCTG acgagAGTCTCTGCATTGATGACGAATGCTCCCTACATGCTCAACGTAGACTGCGATATGTTTGTGAACAATCCAAAAGTCATTCTTCATGCAATGTGCGTGTTATTGGGTTCCAAGAGTGAATCAGAAATTGCATTTGTTCAGTTCCCTCAAGTATTCTATGATGGATTAAAGGATGATCCTTATGGCAATCAAATGGTGGTTCTATACGAA TACATAGGACATGGAACAGCAGGACTTCAAGGACCATTTTATGCGGGAACAGGCTGTTTCCACAGAAGGAAAATTATCTATGGCTTATCCCCAGATAACATGGCTTCAATTAATG GAAAATTGATTGAGgatatattttcaaagattgGGAATTCAAAGGAGTTGACAAAATCAGCTATTGATGCTTTGGAAGGAAAGACAGGTACTCCACCAAATCACAATCTTCATAGCCATATTGAGGCAGCATACAAAGTAGCCGATTGTGGGTATGAATACGGTACCAGTTGGGGTACAAAG TTAGGCTGGTTCTATGGATCAACAACAGAGGACATACAAACTGGACTAAGGATTCATAAAAGGGGTTGGAGGTCTGTCAATTGTATGCCAAACCCACCTGCCTTTCTAGGTTGTGTTCCCTCAAGCGGCCCCACTTCAATGATCCAACAAAAGAG gtccaAGAACCAGCCCTATATGTACCAGTTGCTCTCTTTCTCACATACAACATATACACATTATCCGAGTACTTGA